From the Vulpes lagopus strain Blue_001 chromosome 15, ASM1834538v1, whole genome shotgun sequence genome, one window contains:
- the LOC121476613 gene encoding olfactory receptor 52N2-like: MCGENSSSLAPGFFVLNGIPGLEAAHTWIALPFCFMYITAVLGNGGLIYLISHEEVLHRPMYYFLALLSFTDVTLCTTTVPNMLCIFWFNLKEIHFNACLAQMFFVHMLTGMESGVLMLMALDRYVAICHPLRYSTILTNPVITKAGLATFLRSVLLILPFTFLTKRLPYCRSNFIPHTYCDHMSVAKVSYGNFKVNAIYGLLAALLIGGFDMFCISVSYTMILRAVVSLSSADARHKAFSTCTSHICAIVITYVPALFTIFTHRFGGQSIPHHVHILIANLYLMLPPTLNPIVYGVKTKQIQEGVIKLFFKEKDVLVMK, encoded by the coding sequence ATGTGTGGGGAAAACAGCTCCAGCCTGGCCCCAGGATTCTTTGTCTTGAATGGTATCCCTGGGCTGGAAGCTGCACACACCTGGATCGCCCTGCCATTCTGCTTCATGTACATCACCGCTGTCCTGGGGAACGGTGGGCTCATCTACCTCATCAGCCATGAGGAGGTCCTGCATCGGCCCATGTACTACTTCCTGGCCCTGCTCTCCTTCACAGATGTCACCCTGTGCACCACCACGGTACCCAATATGCTGTGCATATTCTGGTTCAACCTCAAGGAGATTCACTTTaatgcctgcctggctcagatGTTTTTTGTCCATATGCTGACTGGGATGGAGTCTGGGGTGCTCATGCTCATGGCCCTGGACCGCTACGTGGCCATCTGCCACCCCTTACGTTATTCCACCATCCTCACCAACCCTGTCATCACCAAGGCAGGTCTTGCCACGTTCCTGAGGAGTGTGCTGCTCATCCTCCCATTCACATTCCTCACCAAGCGTCTGCCCTATTGCCGAAGCAACTTTATTCCCCATACCTACTGTGACCACATGTCTGTGGCCAAGGTGTCCTATGGCAATTTCAAGGTCAATGCTATCTATGGTCTCTTAGCAGCCCTCCTGATTGGAGGCTTTGATATGTTCTGTATTTCTGTGTCTTACACTATGATACTGAGGGCAGTAGTGAGCCTGTCATCTGCAGATGCTCGTCACAAAGCCTTCAGCACCTGCACATCCCACATATGTGCTATTGTTATCACTTATGTTCCAGCCCTGTTCACCATTTTTACTCATCGTTTTGGGGGACAAAGCATTCCCCACCATGTGCATATTCTTATTGCTAATCTCTATTTGATGTTGCCTCCTACTCTGAATCCCATTGTTTACGGAGTCAAGACCAAGCAGATCCAGGAAGGAGTcatcaagttattttttaaagagaaagatgtCTTAGTTATGAAATAG